A single genomic interval of Aegicerativicinus sediminis harbors:
- a CDS encoding GAF domain-containing protein, translating into MSQASEKIENISQIEELQKLIKQREAELSLINSVQEAIKNRMDMQSIYEMVGEKIRELFDAQVAGISMFDFDKNTEVFKYGFENGKRYNFEPRPISGLRSYLIKTKKTLWLDRNVEEAIITITGKKAQPVEGTEVPKCILYVPLLSNDAVQGYVTLQNTEKENAFSSADINLLNTLATSLSLGFENGNLLNQTEQRNVELSVINSVQQGLVAEMDMQGIYDLVGERIREVFNAEVTAIVTLNLDKEKEYFQYANEEGERIYPSPRKYDNVRRKIVDSCEPLLINENAAEVMSEINGQPFKPVPGTRMAKSALYVPLMVGSNINGYVTLQNNEIENAFSEDDVRLLKTLANSMSVALENARLFNETEQRNAELAVINSVQQGLVAEMDIQEIYDLVGEKIRILFDSQVTAIGTFDVEKEIEIFNYVFEDGKRFYLEPRKYDNLRRHLIETQKLIHIKENATEARMRFGEKRNAAPGTKLPQSMIYVPLIIGDKVKGYVTLQNLEREYAFSDSDERLLSTLANSMSVALENARLFNETEQRNAELGVINSVQQGLVAEMDMQGIYDLVGDRIRKVFNAQVTGIVTLNLDEEKEYFQYIHEEGERIYPPPRLYDNVRRKIIKDRKPLLINQNAAEIMSNLNGKPFKAVPGTKMAKSVLYVPLLIGESVKGYVSLQNLDKENAFSESDERLLTTLANSMSVALENARLFNETEQRNAELAVINSVQQGLVAEMDMQGIYDLVGERIRQLFDAQVTAVATFNYKNNTEEFHYIFEDGERFNMDPRPIDKFRQSLIDSKELIYLNENVDEMWTKITGEIPTVVPGTKFTKSALYVPMIVGKEVRGYVSLQNVDKENAFSESDIRLLGTLATSMTVALENARLFNESEQRNAELAVINSVQEGLVGVMDLQGVYDLVGSRLCDLFDAQAVAIASLKPDEGIEVFNFVYENGSLHNPEPRPYNEIRKNLIEAKEVICINTDASKSANLIPGTKVPKSMLFVPLILGDKVEGYISLQNLDKENAFSESDIRLLSTLANSMTVALENAHLFNETTRLLAETEQRASEMQTVNNISRALVSQLELDTLIKLVGEQMLETFKADIVYLAIHDLKTNMLNFPYYYGDNPSTRPFGNGITEKIILSKKPLLINEDMERAYEEIDAEKKGKSVQSYLGVPIIIGDIAIGVISVQSTERQNRFTENDLRLLNTIAANVSVAIQNAEAYEKLQAALNDLESAQEQLIQQEKLASLGQLAAGIAHEIKNPLNFVNNFSELNLELIDEIYEELKLLPTDDHTKEIEGILDDITSNLKRIHQHGSRADSIVKSMLQHSRGSNGVQENINLNDLVKEYVNLAFHGMRAGKKPINVSIDLQLEDGLSPISLISEDFSRVILNLCNNAFDAMHEKINKAKHNQESYHPKLTVKTYIKGKNTILEVTDNGLGIPEQLKAKIMQPFFTTKKGTEGTGLGLSITNDIIKAHGGGLEVESQQGKESFTKFKISLIN; encoded by the coding sequence ATGAGTCAGGCATCAGAAAAAATAGAAAACATATCTCAAATTGAGGAACTGCAAAAACTAATTAAGCAGCGGGAGGCTGAGTTATCTCTAATTAATAGTGTACAAGAAGCCATTAAAAATAGAATGGATATGCAATCCATTTACGAAATGGTGGGTGAAAAAATTAGAGAATTATTCGATGCACAAGTAGCTGGGATTTCCATGTTTGATTTTGACAAAAATACAGAGGTATTCAAATATGGTTTTGAAAATGGCAAAAGATATAATTTCGAGCCTAGACCGATTTCTGGATTACGGTCATATTTAATTAAAACAAAGAAAACCTTATGGTTAGATAGGAATGTTGAGGAGGCCATTATAACCATTACAGGCAAAAAAGCCCAACCTGTAGAAGGTACAGAGGTCCCAAAGTGTATCCTCTATGTACCTCTCCTTTCAAATGATGCAGTACAGGGGTATGTAACTCTACAAAATACAGAAAAGGAGAATGCTTTTAGTTCAGCAGATATAAACTTATTAAATACTCTGGCAACAAGTCTTAGTCTTGGATTTGAAAATGGCAACCTCTTAAACCAAACTGAACAACGAAATGTAGAGTTATCGGTTATAAACAGCGTGCAACAAGGTTTGGTGGCGGAAATGGACATGCAGGGAATATATGATTTAGTCGGAGAACGTATACGAGAGGTATTTAATGCAGAAGTTACTGCAATTGTAACACTAAATTTAGATAAAGAAAAAGAATATTTTCAATACGCAAATGAAGAAGGCGAACGAATTTATCCCTCTCCAAGAAAATATGACAATGTCCGTCGTAAAATAGTAGATAGCTGTGAGCCCTTATTAATTAATGAAAATGCAGCAGAAGTAATGTCCGAAATCAACGGGCAACCCTTCAAGCCTGTCCCAGGAACCCGGATGGCCAAGTCAGCACTTTATGTTCCCTTAATGGTTGGTTCAAACATTAACGGATATGTTACCCTGCAGAATAACGAAATAGAAAATGCCTTTTCCGAAGATGATGTTCGACTTTTAAAAACCTTAGCCAACAGTATGAGTGTGGCCTTGGAAAATGCACGCCTTTTTAATGAAACTGAACAACGTAACGCCGAATTAGCTGTAATAAATAGTGTCCAGCAAGGCTTAGTAGCTGAAATGGATATCCAAGAAATCTACGATTTAGTAGGTGAAAAAATCCGAATTTTATTTGATTCCCAGGTGACGGCAATAGGAACCTTCGACGTCGAAAAAGAAATAGAAATTTTTAATTACGTTTTTGAGGATGGTAAAAGGTTTTATTTAGAACCTCGTAAATATGATAACCTACGTAGACATCTGATTGAGACACAAAAGTTGATTCATATTAAGGAAAATGCAACAGAGGCCAGAATGAGGTTTGGGGAAAAACGCAATGCGGCACCTGGAACCAAATTACCTCAATCAATGATCTATGTACCATTAATAATTGGGGACAAGGTAAAAGGCTATGTTACCTTACAAAACCTAGAACGGGAATATGCTTTTTCAGACTCTGATGAGCGATTGTTGTCTACCCTCGCAAACAGTATGAGTGTGGCACTTGAAAACGCACGGTTATTTAATGAAACTGAACAGAGAAATGCAGAGTTAGGGGTTATCAATAGCGTTCAACAAGGATTAGTAGCGGAAATGGATATGCAAGGTATCTACGACCTTGTAGGCGATCGAATCCGAAAAGTATTTAATGCCCAAGTAACGGGTATAGTCACATTAAACTTAGATGAGGAGAAAGAGTATTTTCAATATATTCATGAGGAAGGTGAACGTATATATCCTCCCCCTCGACTTTATGATAATGTACGTCGAAAGATTATTAAAGATCGAAAACCACTCCTTATCAATCAGAATGCGGCAGAAATAATGTCGAATTTAAATGGCAAGCCATTTAAAGCGGTCCCTGGTACCAAAATGGCCAAATCTGTGTTGTATGTTCCTTTGCTGATCGGAGAATCTGTAAAGGGTTATGTGTCCCTTCAAAATTTAGATAAGGAAAATGCCTTTTCAGAATCGGATGAGCGCCTATTAACTACCCTTGCAAATAGTATGAGTGTTGCATTGGAGAATGCACGACTCTTTAATGAAACTGAACAACGAAACGCCGAATTAGCCGTAATAAATAGTGTCCAACAGGGTCTGGTGGCTGAAATGGATATGCAGGGTATTTATGATTTGGTGGGTGAACGGATAAGACAGCTTTTTGATGCCCAGGTTACTGCAGTGGCAACATTCAATTACAAAAATAACACAGAGGAATTCCATTACATATTTGAAGATGGGGAACGTTTTAATATGGACCCACGGCCAATTGACAAATTTCGTCAAAGCCTTATTGATTCTAAAGAACTAATCTATCTTAATGAGAATGTTGATGAAATGTGGACCAAGATTACCGGGGAAATCCCTACGGTGGTCCCTGGCACAAAATTCACCAAATCTGCCTTGTATGTACCAATGATTGTTGGTAAGGAAGTCCGAGGATATGTGAGCCTACAAAATGTGGATAAGGAAAATGCATTTTCAGAATCAGATATTCGCTTGTTGGGCACTTTAGCCACTAGTATGACGGTGGCTCTTGAAAATGCTCGATTATTTAATGAATCTGAACAACGAAATGCCGAATTGGCCGTAATCAATTCTGTACAAGAAGGATTGGTTGGGGTAATGGATTTGCAAGGTGTTTATGATTTGGTCGGTAGTCGCTTATGCGATTTATTCGATGCCCAAGCAGTGGCAATAGCTTCTTTAAAACCTGATGAAGGCATAGAAGTTTTCAATTTTGTTTATGAAAATGGTTCCCTCCACAATCCAGAACCACGACCTTACAATGAAATTCGTAAAAATCTCATTGAAGCTAAGGAAGTTATTTGTATAAATACGGATGCTTCAAAATCGGCTAATTTAATCCCTGGTACAAAAGTTCCTAAATCCATGTTGTTTGTACCGCTCATTTTGGGGGACAAGGTTGAAGGCTACATCAGTCTTCAAAACTTGGACAAGGAGAATGCCTTTAGTGAATCGGATATTCGTTTATTATCTACACTTGCTAATAGTATGACGGTGGCATTGGAAAATGCCCATTTATTTAATGAAACTACTCGATTATTGGCAGAAACGGAGCAGCGCGCAAGTGAAATGCAAACGGTTAACAATATTAGCCGCGCCTTAGTTTCACAACTAGAATTAGATACTTTGATTAAACTAGTGGGTGAACAAATGTTGGAAACATTTAAGGCTGACATTGTTTATTTGGCCATTCATGACCTTAAAACCAACATGCTGAATTTCCCTTATTATTATGGAGACAATCCTTCAACCCGTCCCTTTGGAAATGGGATAACGGAAAAAATCATCCTTAGCAAAAAACCCCTTCTAATTAATGAAGATATGGAAAGGGCTTATGAGGAGATTGATGCCGAGAAAAAGGGGAAATCTGTTCAATCATACCTTGGCGTTCCCATTATAATCGGTGATATTGCTATTGGCGTGATTAGCGTTCAAAGTACAGAGCGACAAAATAGATTTACCGAAAACGACCTTAGACTGTTGAATACTATTGCTGCTAATGTAAGTGTGGCCATTCAAAATGCGGAGGCCTACGAAAAATTACAGGCGGCACTAAATGATTTAGAATCCGCCCAAGAACAATTGATACAACAAGAAAAACTTGCAAGCTTAGGGCAGTTAGCAGCTGGAATAGCCCATGAAATAAAAAATCCCCTAAATTTTGTCAACAATTTCTCCGAATTAAATCTAGAACTTATAGATGAAATTTATGAAGAATTAAAACTATTACCAACTGACGACCACACCAAGGAAATTGAAGGTATTCTAGATGATATAACCTCTAATTTAAAGAGAATCCATCAACATGGCTCAAGAGCAGATAGCATAGTAAAATCGATGCTTCAGCATAGCAGGGGCAGTAATGGGGTTCAAGAGAATATTAATTTGAATGATCTTGTAAAGGAGTACGTAAACTTGGCGTTCCATGGCATGCGAGCGGGTAAAAAACCAATCAATGTATCTATAGACTTACAATTGGAGGATGGCCTATCGCCAATTTCCTTGATAAGTGAAGATTTTAGTAGGGTAATATTAAACTTATGCAATAATGCTTTTGATGCCATGCACGAGAAAATAAACAAAGCAAAGCACAACCAAGAAAGTTATCATCCAAAATTAACCGTAAAGACCTATATAAAAGGAAAAAACACTATTTTAGAAGTTACCGATAACGGCTTAGGAATCCCTGAACAATTAAAAGCAAAAATTATGCAGCCCTTCTTTACCACCAAAAAAGGTACGGAAGGAACTGGATTAGGATTGTCTATTACCAACGATATTATTAAGGCACATGGAGGGGGGTTGGAAGTTGAGTCTCAACAAGGAAAAGAATCTTTTACAAAATTTAAAATAAGCTTAATTAATTAA